Proteins encoded together in one Prinia subflava isolate CZ2003 ecotype Zambia chromosome 23, Cam_Psub_1.2, whole genome shotgun sequence window:
- the BTG2 gene encoding protein BTG2, giving the protein MSQRHSQRRGPRADMVPEIAAAVGFVSGLLRTRGCVSEQQLQVFSGALREALTEHYRHHWFPEKPSKGSGYRCIRINHRMDPIISKAAGQIGLSLSQLYQLLPSELTLWVDPFEVSYRIGDDGSICVLYEATKPRHGSFGGMLTCKNQMMLGRASPSKNYIMTVSS; this is encoded by the exons ATGAGCCAGCGCCACAGCCAGCGCCGCGGGCCCCGGGCCGACATGGTGCCCGAGATCGCCGCCGCCGTGGGCTTCGTGTCCGGCCTGCTGCGGACGCGGGGCTGCGTCAgcgagcagcagctgcaggtgttCAGCGGGGCGCTGCGGGAGGCGCTCACAG aGCACTACAGACACCACTGGTTCCCCGAAAAACCCTCCAAAGGCTCCGGCTACCGCTGCATCCGCATCAACCACAGGATGGACCCCATCATCAGCAAGGCAGCGGGGCAGATCGGACTGAGCCTCTCCCAGTTGTACCAGTTGCTCCCCAGTGAGCTCACGCTGTGGGTGGACCCCTTCGAGGTCTCGTACCGCATCGGTGACGACGGCTCCATCTGCGTCCTCTACGAGGCCACCAAACCCCGCCACGGCTCCTTCGGAGGGATGCTCACCTGCAAGAACCAGATGATGCTGGGTCGTGCCAGCCCTTCCAAAAATTACATCATGACTGtctccagttaa